A region from the Corallococcus caeni genome encodes:
- a CDS encoding hybrid sensor histidine kinase/response regulator, producing the protein MDTEALKKSLLKKFQEVTADRLQKIQLGVIDLEKETAEQAADDVARELHTMKGEARMLGLAAIGQLAHAAEDVLRAEREGKTATETATDVMLRACDVLSDLLEDLDAAHTGTSATEEMVKALSEVSGHPVPALGPVRKPAASTAPPKPAVQAPSAPAAAPPVPQAPVAQASVSAQATPRAAEPVAAAPHPLPAAKEEEAPSAAKASSIADRSIRVNVEVLDSLGLLAGDLLVESARGRLRSGETAQLFERFSRLGDRFLRISEEVDVPDAIRNELERAEADLHMLRDDAFRFVRRNGDGINTLHGNLAQLADHVAEARLVPLSTVFDAFPRAVRDIAKTQNKEVDLVIENADIGVDRSMLADVRDALVHLLRNAVDHGLESPDFRQQMGKPDTGRIRIRVRVDGDMLHIEVEDDGRGMDTERLKQVAINKRLLSPVQAAALSEREAIELIFRPGFSTREQVSELSGRGVGMDVVKRKVETLGGSVGVQSRQGRGTTITLRLPQSLALMKVLLVRLGDDVYGMPAADVVAVMRIKPDDRMEVFGTLAVRHRGKPTALVALGPLLGLNGGNRFDKPPAVVVRHGDDYAALVVDGFVDEREVAVKPCGGEFLKGAPFIAGTAALEDGRIAVLLHVPDIMTEVRRMARPVTQAPASRRLRVLLVDDSPIARATEGALVKALGHSVEEAQDGEEAYAKVQTNTYDLILTDVQMPKLDGFSLTRRLKGTPAVARIPVIILSSLASPEDKRRGLDAGADAYLVKGELGVEILAQSIDRLT; encoded by the coding sequence ATGGACACCGAGGCCCTCAAGAAATCCCTCCTGAAGAAGTTCCAGGAGGTCACGGCCGACCGACTCCAGAAGATCCAGCTGGGAGTCATCGACCTGGAGAAGGAGACCGCGGAGCAGGCCGCGGACGACGTCGCGCGCGAACTGCACACGATGAAGGGCGAGGCCCGCATGCTGGGCCTGGCCGCCATCGGTCAGCTCGCGCACGCCGCCGAGGACGTCCTGCGCGCCGAGCGCGAAGGCAAGACGGCCACCGAGACCGCCACCGACGTCATGCTCCGCGCATGCGACGTGCTGTCGGATCTCCTGGAGGACCTGGACGCGGCCCACACCGGCACGTCCGCCACCGAGGAGATGGTCAAGGCCCTGTCGGAGGTGTCCGGCCACCCGGTGCCCGCCCTGGGCCCGGTGCGCAAGCCCGCCGCTTCCACCGCGCCGCCCAAGCCCGCGGTGCAGGCTCCCTCGGCTCCGGCCGCCGCCCCGCCCGTACCGCAGGCCCCCGTGGCCCAGGCTTCGGTGTCCGCGCAGGCCACGCCCCGTGCGGCGGAGCCGGTGGCCGCCGCGCCGCACCCGCTTCCGGCCGCGAAGGAGGAGGAGGCGCCCAGCGCCGCGAAGGCCAGCTCCATCGCGGACCGCAGCATCCGCGTGAACGTGGAGGTGCTGGACTCGCTGGGCCTGCTCGCCGGCGACCTGCTGGTGGAGAGCGCGCGCGGCCGGCTTCGCAGCGGGGAGACGGCGCAGCTCTTCGAGCGCTTCAGCCGCCTGGGCGACCGCTTCCTGCGCATCTCCGAGGAGGTGGACGTCCCGGACGCCATCCGCAATGAGCTGGAGCGCGCGGAGGCGGACCTGCACATGCTGCGCGACGACGCGTTCCGCTTCGTGCGCCGCAACGGGGACGGCATCAACACGCTGCACGGCAACCTGGCCCAGCTGGCGGACCACGTGGCCGAGGCGCGCCTGGTGCCGCTGTCCACCGTGTTCGACGCGTTCCCGCGCGCGGTGCGCGACATCGCGAAGACGCAGAACAAGGAAGTGGACCTGGTCATCGAGAACGCCGACATCGGCGTGGACCGGTCCATGCTGGCCGACGTGCGCGACGCGCTGGTGCACCTCTTGCGCAACGCGGTGGACCACGGCCTGGAGTCCCCGGACTTCCGCCAGCAGATGGGCAAGCCCGACACGGGCCGCATCCGCATCCGCGTGCGCGTGGACGGCGACATGCTCCACATCGAGGTGGAGGACGACGGCCGCGGCATGGACACCGAGCGGCTCAAGCAGGTGGCCATCAACAAGCGCCTGCTGTCGCCGGTGCAGGCCGCCGCGCTGTCGGAGCGCGAGGCCATCGAGCTCATCTTCCGCCCTGGCTTCTCCACGCGCGAACAGGTCAGTGAGTTGTCCGGCCGCGGCGTGGGCATGGACGTGGTGAAGCGCAAGGTGGAGACGCTGGGCGGCTCCGTGGGCGTCCAGAGCCGCCAGGGCCGAGGCACCACCATCACGCTGCGCCTGCCGCAGTCGCTGGCCCTCATGAAGGTGCTGCTGGTGCGCCTGGGCGACGACGTCTACGGCATGCCCGCCGCGGACGTGGTGGCCGTCATGCGCATCAAGCCGGATGACCGCATGGAGGTCTTCGGGACGCTGGCGGTGCGGCACCGGGGCAAGCCCACGGCGCTCGTGGCGCTGGGGCCGCTCCTGGGCCTCAACGGCGGCAATCGCTTCGACAAGCCTCCCGCGGTGGTGGTGCGCCACGGCGACGACTACGCCGCGCTGGTGGTGGACGGCTTCGTGGACGAGCGCGAGGTGGCGGTGAAGCCCTGTGGAGGCGAGTTCCTCAAGGGCGCGCCGTTCATCGCGGGCACGGCGGCGCTGGAGGACGGGCGCATCGCGGTGCTGCTGCACGTGCCGGACATCATGACGGAGGTGCGCCGCATGGCCCGCCCCGTCACGCAGGCGCCCGCCAGCCGCCGGCTGCGCGTGCTGCTGGTGGACGACTCGCCCATCGCGCGCGCGACGGAAGGGGCGCTCGTCAAGGCGCTGGGCCACTCCGTGGAGGAGGCGCAGGACGGCGAGGAGGCGTACGCGAAGGTGCAGACGAACACGTACGACCTCATCCTCACGGACGTGCAGATGCCGAAGCTGGACGGCTTCTCCCTCACGCGGCGGCTGAAGGGCACGCCCGCCGTGGCGCGCATCCCGGTCATCATCCTGTCGTCGCTCGCGTCGCCGGAGGACAAGCGGCGCGGCCTGGATGCGGGCGCGGATGCGTACCTGGTGAAGGGCGAGCTGGGGGTGGAGATCCTGGCGCAGTCCATCGATCGGCTGACCTGA
- a CDS encoding chemotaxis protein CheB produces the protein MAFRVLLVGRGLRGLVRGLFDGESLVAVGPPEADFVGAEGVVRRHFPDVLLVDLISSEALGAIERIMAMRPTPILALHPGVLTGQQAFQALALGALDVMDRPMTPGPDFWHAVNRKLVMLSQVKGVRSPPSSPRASRPTQEGPTAPFPLVALAASLGGPKAVAQVLRMIPRGFPAPIAYCQHISQGFTEGLAHWLSTETALRVVEATHDAWMEPGTVYIAPSGGHLLVKPDGRLELDTGPALRGFRPSCDMLLTSAGEAFGKRCIGVILTGMGRDGARGLKEIRERGGRTIAQDEATCVVYGMPREAVLLGAAQQVLPLDVIAPTLVQWVDAC, from the coding sequence CTGGCGTTCCGGGTACTCCTGGTGGGGCGGGGCCTGCGCGGGCTGGTGCGCGGGCTCTTCGACGGCGAGTCGCTGGTGGCCGTGGGCCCTCCGGAGGCGGACTTCGTGGGCGCGGAAGGGGTGGTGCGCAGGCACTTCCCGGACGTGCTCCTGGTGGACCTCATCTCCTCGGAGGCGCTGGGCGCCATCGAGCGCATCATGGCCATGCGCCCCACGCCCATCCTCGCGCTGCACCCGGGCGTGCTCACCGGGCAGCAGGCGTTCCAGGCGCTGGCCCTGGGGGCGCTGGATGTGATGGACCGGCCGATGACGCCGGGGCCGGACTTCTGGCACGCCGTCAACCGCAAGCTGGTGATGCTGTCGCAGGTGAAGGGCGTGCGCTCGCCGCCTTCCTCGCCCAGGGCGTCGCGGCCGACGCAGGAGGGGCCCACCGCGCCGTTCCCCCTGGTGGCGCTGGCCGCCTCGCTGGGCGGGCCGAAGGCCGTGGCGCAGGTGCTGCGGATGATTCCGCGCGGCTTCCCCGCGCCCATCGCCTACTGTCAACACATCAGCCAGGGCTTCACGGAAGGCCTGGCGCACTGGCTGTCCACGGAGACGGCGCTGCGCGTCGTCGAGGCGACGCACGACGCGTGGATGGAGCCGGGCACGGTGTACATCGCCCCCTCGGGAGGACATCTGCTGGTGAAGCCGGACGGCCGTCTGGAACTGGATACAGGCCCTGCCCTGCGGGGCTTCCGGCCCTCGTGTGACATGCTGCTCACTTCGGCCGGGGAGGCTTTCGGCAAGCGGTGCATCGGCGTCATCCTGACGGGCATGGGCCGCGACGGCGCCAGGGGGCTGAAGGAGATTCGCGAGCGGGGAGGGCGCACCATCGCGCAGGACGAGGCCACGTGCGTCGTCTACGGCATGCCGCGCGAGGCGGTGCTCCTGGGCGCGGCGCAGCAGGTGCTGCCGCTGGACGTCATCGCACCGACGCTCGTGCAGTGGGTGGACGCGTGCTGA
- a CDS encoding CheR family methyltransferase has product MLNVGNKVLQQLSALLLERAGLKITLDGYHSLRLALSTRMPALGLSDPDKYLQKLMSASGEEELRSLLPLVTVGHTEFFRDAKQFRALEQSVLPDLLAKARREMRKVSIWSAGCATGEEPYSLALVMAELGALAVEVDLWATDLNLAAVEAARQGRFSTRRAMAIGPERLKRFFRQVEDGYEASPILREYIRFDGQNLAAPVFDKVAPASLDLILCRNVIIYFDLPTIRGLMDRFLAALRPGGLLFLGYSESLFKVYDRFEMIEVDGAFVYRRPLGDRPRPPPPLAPMATEPRPGSPESFALELRQRLQANAEAAAKLRTTGASSGASDAPVRRPTTEMPAVGPLAGRRTGEFPAIKLDSPRPAEPPRRPADRPTGTFAAVRVEPPASRPLAEAAPTRPSGSWPQLLPPAERLNMAVRKMGEGDFPGAIDGVKRLLVDEPSDLDALLTLGNLYSLTGRINEARDTFGQALQREPLCVEARIFGGVAAMQAGNLTEARSELAKALFLEPTLAIGHYLLAQVQERTQDFDSARRSYRNAVAQLKHPQRPLAGHYPEMLDSAEAISRAARYALAALEEQPG; this is encoded by the coding sequence GTGCTGAACGTGGGCAACAAGGTGCTCCAGCAGCTGTCCGCGCTCCTGCTGGAGCGCGCGGGGCTGAAGATCACCCTGGATGGCTACCACAGCCTGCGGCTCGCCCTGTCCACGCGCATGCCCGCGCTGGGCCTGAGCGACCCGGACAAGTACCTGCAGAAGCTGATGAGCGCGAGCGGCGAGGAGGAGCTGCGCTCGCTCCTGCCGCTGGTGACGGTGGGGCACACGGAGTTCTTCCGCGACGCGAAGCAGTTCCGCGCGCTGGAGCAGAGCGTGCTGCCGGACCTGCTCGCGAAGGCGCGGCGCGAGATGCGCAAGGTGTCCATCTGGTCCGCGGGCTGCGCCACGGGCGAGGAGCCCTACAGCCTGGCGCTGGTGATGGCGGAGCTGGGCGCGCTCGCGGTGGAGGTGGACCTGTGGGCCACCGATCTGAACCTGGCCGCGGTGGAGGCCGCGCGGCAGGGGAGATTCTCCACGCGCCGCGCGATGGCCATCGGGCCGGAGCGCCTGAAGCGCTTCTTCCGGCAGGTGGAGGACGGCTACGAGGCGTCGCCCATCCTGCGCGAGTACATCCGCTTCGATGGCCAGAACCTGGCCGCGCCGGTGTTCGACAAGGTGGCGCCCGCGTCGCTGGATCTCATCCTCTGCCGCAACGTCATCATCTACTTCGACCTGCCCACCATCCGCGGGCTGATGGACCGCTTCCTCGCGGCGCTGCGCCCCGGTGGGTTGTTGTTCCTGGGGTACTCGGAGAGCTTGTTCAAGGTCTACGACCGCTTCGAGATGATCGAAGTGGATGGCGCGTTCGTGTACCGGCGCCCGCTGGGGGACCGTCCCCGTCCGCCGCCGCCGCTGGCGCCCATGGCGACGGAGCCGCGCCCGGGCAGCCCGGAGTCCTTCGCCCTGGAGCTGCGCCAGCGGCTGCAGGCCAACGCGGAGGCCGCCGCGAAGCTGCGCACGACGGGCGCTTCGTCCGGTGCCTCCGACGCGCCCGTGCGCCGGCCCACCACGGAGATGCCCGCGGTGGGCCCGCTGGCGGGGCGCCGCACCGGGGAGTTCCCCGCCATCAAGCTGGATTCGCCCCGTCCTGCCGAGCCGCCGCGCAGGCCCGCGGACCGGCCCACCGGCACCTTCGCGGCGGTGCGCGTGGAGCCGCCGGCGTCGCGGCCCCTGGCGGAGGCGGCGCCCACGCGCCCCAGCGGTTCGTGGCCGCAGCTGCTGCCGCCCGCGGAGCGCCTCAACATGGCGGTGCGCAAGATGGGGGAGGGTGACTTCCCTGGCGCCATCGACGGCGTGAAGCGCCTGCTGGTGGACGAGCCCTCCGACCTGGACGCGCTCCTGACGCTGGGCAACCTGTACTCGCTCACCGGCCGCATCAACGAGGCGCGCGACACGTTCGGGCAGGCGCTCCAGCGCGAGCCGCTGTGCGTGGAGGCGCGCATCTTCGGCGGCGTGGCGGCGATGCAGGCGGGGAACCTGACCGAGGCGCGCTCCGAGCTGGCCAAGGCCCTGTTCCTGGAGCCCACGCTGGCCATCGGGCACTACCTGCTGGCCCAGGTGCAGGAGCGCACGCAGGACTTCGATTCGGCCCGGCGCAGCTACCGCAACGCCGTCGCGCAGCTGAAGCATCCGCAGCGCCCGCTGGCGGGGCACTACCCGGAGATGCTCGACTCCGCGGAGGCCATCTCCCGCGCGGCCCGCTATGCGCTGGCCGCGCTGGAGGAGCAGCCGGGCTGA
- a CDS encoding polyhydroxyalkanoic acid system family protein: MGMLKFEVPHNLPKDEVKKRVEQLLQYWGSKYGVKSDWQGDEGAKLAGKVMGINLDASFVITDKAVSGEGTDPGMLLRSQAKTYLQKKFSAVLDPSKSLDQVKGNLD; this comes from the coding sequence ATGGGCATGTTGAAGTTCGAGGTCCCCCACAACCTTCCCAAGGACGAGGTCAAGAAGCGCGTCGAGCAGCTCCTGCAGTACTGGGGCAGCAAGTACGGCGTGAAGTCCGACTGGCAGGGCGACGAGGGCGCGAAGCTCGCCGGCAAGGTCATGGGCATCAACCTGGACGCCAGCTTCGTCATCACCGACAAGGCCGTGTCCGGCGAGGGCACCGACCCGGGCATGCTCCTGCGCAGCCAGGCGAAGACGTACCTGCAGAAGAAGTTCAGCGCGGTGCTGGACCCGTCCAAGAGCCTGGATCAGGTGAAGGGCAACCTGGACTGA
- a CDS encoding deoxyribodipyrimidine photo-lyase has protein sequence MPEGLSWSELDVDSARIQAVNDAPFPQGQRDFVLYWCMVNHRWEENHALDAAIALGNHLGLPVVVYQALRPDYPYASERLHAWALEGMADMAKGCAARGLPYWLELPRTKKEHKPRLASLGKRAAAVVSDLFPTYIIPGHLRGAAKALRVPLIAVDASCVVPMQRIPAAQVGAYALRPKLRKLWPEYLERTLPVRKPRVSGAKLQPDFELSDAVKARASLDTFALDHSVKPLAERGGRKAGLKALDAFLHERLEGYDTGRNDPGLGQQSNLSPYFHWGNLFPGEAARAAIAAKGKDHPAVQAFVEELLVRRELGFNYCFHTPGPKQLSVDSLPPWARETLSRHREDPRPHLYSFEDLEQGRTQDALWNASQRELRERGRIHNYLRMLWGKKILEWSPTPEEALVRITKLNDTYAVDGRDPASVSNFMWVLGLHDRPFQERPVIGKVRPMSSLRTAEKFDLEPYLERWGTPPGTPGPAPAKAAKPRRKAAR, from the coding sequence ATGCCCGAAGGCCTCTCGTGGTCAGAACTCGACGTCGACTCCGCGCGCATCCAGGCGGTGAACGACGCGCCCTTCCCCCAGGGACAGCGCGACTTCGTCCTCTACTGGTGCATGGTGAACCATCGCTGGGAGGAGAACCACGCGCTGGACGCCGCCATCGCGCTGGGCAACCACCTGGGCCTGCCCGTCGTCGTCTACCAGGCCCTCCGCCCGGACTACCCCTACGCGTCGGAGCGGCTCCACGCGTGGGCGCTGGAGGGCATGGCGGACATGGCGAAGGGCTGCGCCGCGCGCGGCCTGCCGTACTGGCTGGAGCTGCCGCGCACGAAGAAGGAGCACAAGCCCCGGCTCGCGAGCCTGGGCAAGCGCGCGGCGGCCGTCGTGTCGGACCTGTTCCCCACGTACATCATCCCGGGCCACCTGCGCGGCGCTGCGAAGGCGCTGCGCGTGCCGCTCATCGCCGTGGACGCGTCCTGCGTGGTGCCCATGCAGCGCATCCCCGCGGCCCAGGTGGGCGCGTACGCGCTGCGCCCCAAGCTGCGCAAGCTGTGGCCGGAGTACCTGGAGCGCACGCTGCCCGTTCGCAAGCCGCGCGTGTCCGGCGCGAAGCTCCAGCCGGACTTCGAGCTGTCCGACGCGGTGAAGGCGCGGGCCTCGCTGGACACGTTCGCGCTGGATCATTCCGTGAAGCCCCTGGCCGAGCGCGGCGGCCGCAAGGCGGGCCTGAAGGCCCTGGACGCGTTCCTCCACGAGCGGCTGGAGGGCTACGACACCGGCCGGAATGATCCGGGCCTGGGCCAGCAGTCCAACCTGTCGCCGTACTTCCACTGGGGCAACCTCTTCCCGGGCGAGGCGGCGCGCGCGGCCATCGCGGCGAAGGGCAAGGACCACCCGGCGGTGCAGGCCTTCGTGGAGGAGCTGCTCGTGCGTCGCGAGCTGGGCTTCAACTACTGCTTCCACACGCCCGGCCCGAAGCAGCTGAGCGTGGACTCCCTGCCCCCCTGGGCGCGCGAGACGCTGTCGCGCCACCGCGAGGATCCGCGCCCGCACCTCTACTCCTTCGAGGACCTGGAGCAGGGCCGCACGCAGGACGCGCTCTGGAACGCGTCCCAGCGCGAGCTGCGGGAGCGCGGGCGGATCCACAACTACCTGCGCATGCTCTGGGGGAAGAAGATTTTGGAGTGGAGCCCCACGCCGGAGGAGGCGCTGGTCCGCATCACGAAACTCAACGACACCTACGCGGTGGACGGGCGCGACCCCGCGAGCGTCTCCAACTTCATGTGGGTCCTGGGGCTGCACGACCGGCCCTTCCAGGAGCGACCGGTGATTGGAAAGGTGCGGCCCATGAGCTCCCTGCGGACCGCGGAGAAGTTCGACCTGGAGCCGTACCTGGAGCGCTGGGGCACCCCGCCCGGGACACCCGGACCCGCCCCGGCGAAGGCGGCGAAGCCCCGCCGCAAGGCCGCCCGGTAG
- a CDS encoding DUF1015 family protein — MARVLPFSALLTSLGSSLEPGDGPPRGNAAPLPMHVRPLLEAANPSAELRRMRDSGGLLKDARPALYVVELHGPAGRFSGPPVRYLLCALTPDAVPSLEQDPYRPRAWEVEPAVTLVADDHGALRALLAEAAERGISVWKGNYDGNPVSLLRIEPSPVSKRLQAVLDEAPMRPLAALSEQGRSLAAVVPLSEPGLELCPIHRALKGVETFQEETFLTLVAAYARVTELDAPLTTPQGLAAARERLATLVPGQHAVLLVLPGGRGRILRFRQGLDLAHLKGAPRNPTLRSLDLALLNTLVLRTVLGIQEPEASGHPQVFPVHGLDALVAGVEAGTFQAGFALNPPPVWEVRAVMEAQATLPPRTLRVEPRVPAGLLFLDPEV; from the coding sequence ATGGCGCGCGTCCTCCCGTTCTCGGCCCTCCTGACCTCGCTGGGCTCCTCGCTGGAGCCCGGGGATGGTCCTCCTCGCGGAAACGCGGCCCCGCTGCCCATGCACGTGCGGCCCCTGCTGGAGGCCGCCAACCCGAGCGCGGAGCTGCGCCGGATGCGGGACTCGGGCGGGCTGTTGAAGGACGCGCGTCCCGCCCTCTACGTCGTGGAGCTGCACGGCCCCGCGGGCCGGTTCTCCGGCCCGCCGGTGCGCTACCTCCTGTGCGCGCTGACGCCGGACGCGGTGCCGTCCCTGGAGCAGGACCCGTACCGGCCCCGCGCGTGGGAGGTGGAGCCCGCCGTCACCCTGGTGGCGGATGACCACGGCGCGCTCCGGGCCCTGCTGGCGGAGGCCGCCGAGCGCGGCATCTCCGTCTGGAAGGGGAACTACGACGGCAACCCGGTGTCGCTCTTGCGCATCGAACCGTCCCCGGTGTCCAAGCGCCTGCAGGCGGTGCTGGACGAGGCCCCCATGCGGCCCCTGGCGGCCCTGAGCGAGCAGGGCCGGTCGCTGGCGGCGGTGGTGCCCCTGTCCGAGCCGGGCCTGGAGCTGTGCCCCATCCACCGTGCCCTCAAGGGCGTGGAGACCTTCCAGGAGGAGACGTTCCTCACGCTGGTGGCCGCCTACGCGCGCGTGACGGAGCTGGACGCGCCCCTCACCACGCCGCAGGGGCTGGCGGCGGCGCGCGAGCGGCTGGCCACGCTGGTGCCCGGCCAGCACGCGGTGCTGCTGGTGCTGCCCGGAGGCCGGGGCCGCATCCTGCGCTTCCGGCAGGGCCTGGACCTGGCGCACCTGAAGGGCGCCCCGCGAAACCCCACGCTGCGCAGCCTGGACCTGGCGCTGCTCAACACGCTGGTGCTGCGCACGGTGCTGGGCATCCAGGAGCCGGAGGCGTCCGGACATCCCCAGGTCTTCCCGGTGCACGGGCTGGACGCGCTGGTGGCGGGCGTGGAGGCCGGCACGTTCCAGGCGGGCTTCGCGCTCAACCCGCCGCCGGTGTGGGAGGTGCGGGCGGTGATGGAGGCCCAGGCCACGCTGCCGCCGCGCACCCTGCGCGTGGAGCCGCGCGTGCCCGCGGGCCTGCTCTTCCTGGATCCCGAAGTCTGA
- a CDS encoding tRNA1(Val) (adenine(37)-N6)-methyltransferase: MRALTGTAQDWPHRVRLRLEPGPGETLDAICGGEVQVLQRRLGYRFTLDPVLLAHFAVFEAGAHRGRLLDLGTGCGIIPLVLARRLGRTDITALELQPGLFSLAERNVYLNRCEGEVTLVQGDLRHVAETFPARGFGHVLCNPPYRARTAGQSNLSLEKALARHEIACELPDVVRAAAYLLVPRGGLCMVYPASRFSELVSVLRTQQLEPRTVRMVHPRTDRPAKLVLLHAVKGGRADLTVLPPLVVHADEDQAFTDEVNAMVG, translated from the coding sequence GTGCGTGCGCTGACCGGCACCGCGCAGGACTGGCCCCACCGGGTGCGGCTGCGGTTGGAGCCGGGACCGGGGGAGACGCTCGACGCCATCTGCGGCGGCGAGGTGCAGGTGCTCCAGCGGCGGCTGGGCTACCGCTTCACGCTGGACCCCGTGCTGCTGGCGCACTTCGCGGTGTTCGAGGCGGGCGCTCACCGCGGAAGGCTGCTCGACCTGGGCACCGGGTGCGGCATCATCCCGCTGGTGCTGGCCCGCCGGCTGGGGCGCACGGACATCACCGCGCTGGAGCTGCAGCCCGGCCTGTTCTCCCTGGCCGAGCGCAACGTGTACCTGAACCGCTGCGAGGGCGAGGTGACGCTGGTGCAGGGCGACCTGCGGCACGTGGCGGAGACGTTCCCCGCGCGCGGCTTCGGCCACGTGCTGTGCAACCCGCCCTACCGCGCGCGCACCGCCGGCCAGAGCAACCTGTCCCTGGAGAAGGCGCTGGCGCGGCATGAGATTGCCTGCGAGCTGCCGGACGTGGTGCGCGCGGCGGCCTACCTGCTGGTGCCCCGGGGCGGGCTGTGCATGGTGTATCCAGCGTCGCGCTTCAGCGAGCTGGTGTCGGTGCTGCGCACGCAGCAACTGGAGCCGCGCACCGTGCGCATGGTGCACCCGCGAACGGACCGGCCCGCGAAGCTGGTGCTGCTGCACGCGGTGAAGGGCGGCCGGGCGGACCTCACCGTGCTGCCGCCGCTCGTCGTCCACGCGGACGAGGATCAGGCCTTCACGGACGAGGTGAACGCCATGGTGGGCTGA
- a CDS encoding DUF6268 family outer membrane beta-barrel protein yields the protein MRVDFRRAERWRLRALGCWVVAALLLGSSAQAQTQADRLYLGIGVSGGGSLEAGDVHVKERRSLELRVPLPPLVLGRTYLLPSVGYETRWVGADVPVAGEDAVERRFHRIQLGLTLVRPVVPRWMLVAGVTGSTRTDFRSSFDLALDTSWVAFALASHQLGDTPGFAVTFGVVALWPFDRLPVIPILNLTYNRGPYVVEVGLPRLTLLRKLGDTVEVGLVGALDMQVLRTRFEPELRAVGASYLRETQVRVGPTVNVHLGRDLWLSSSVGLSLINDYALLDRQRDSLDIPGLDMGPAPYGRVVLGWRPGRPRAKAQGSRPAP from the coding sequence ATGCGCGTGGACTTCCGCCGTGCCGAGCGGTGGCGACTCCGGGCCCTGGGCTGCTGGGTGGTGGCGGCGTTGCTGTTGGGCTCCAGCGCGCAGGCGCAGACGCAGGCGGACCGGCTCTACCTGGGCATCGGCGTCTCCGGCGGAGGCTCGCTGGAGGCCGGGGACGTCCACGTCAAGGAGCGGCGGAGCCTGGAGCTGCGCGTGCCGCTGCCGCCGCTCGTGCTGGGGCGCACGTACCTGTTGCCCTCGGTGGGATACGAGACGCGGTGGGTGGGCGCGGACGTGCCCGTGGCGGGGGAGGACGCGGTGGAGCGGCGCTTCCACCGCATCCAGCTGGGGCTGACGCTGGTCCGTCCCGTGGTGCCGCGCTGGATGCTGGTCGCTGGCGTGACGGGCAGCACCCGCACGGACTTCCGGTCCTCCTTCGACCTGGCGCTGGACACGTCGTGGGTGGCGTTCGCGCTGGCCAGCCACCAGCTGGGGGACACGCCCGGCTTCGCGGTGACGTTCGGCGTGGTCGCGCTGTGGCCCTTCGACAGGCTGCCGGTGATCCCCATCCTGAACCTCACCTACAACCGGGGACCGTACGTCGTGGAGGTGGGCCTGCCCCGGCTCACGCTGCTGCGCAAGCTGGGCGACACCGTGGAGGTGGGGCTGGTGGGGGCGCTCGACATGCAGGTGCTCCGCACCCGCTTCGAACCGGAGCTGCGGGCCGTGGGCGCCAGCTACCTGCGCGAGACGCAGGTTCGCGTGGGGCCCACGGTGAACGTCCACCTGGGCCGCGACCTGTGGCTGAGCTCCTCCGTGGGCCTGTCGTTGATCAACGACTACGCGCTGCTGGATCGCCAGCGCGACAGCCTGGACATCCCGGGGCTGGACATGGGGCCGGCGCCGTATGGTCGCGTGGTGCTCGGCTGGCGTCCCGGGCGCCCGCGGGCGAAGGCGCAAGGCTCGCGCCCCGCGCCCTGA